From a single Bremerella cremea genomic region:
- a CDS encoding GGDEF domain-containing protein produces the protein MEDWIFGIPTPVAMALIALIGYFLGKRNQQPASVEHAFARRELKRAKAVVKQLEEISREVRRNLATHQSSITHFKDRILLMSSDENQSGESWQTLCEEAERMLSPTMRLSSQIAHAYDEVRQQANLLMTFTESRTDPLTGLSNRRALDDSLESLFAMKDRYELTFSLCILDVDHFKRINDEYGHLEGDRVLQKVADLIDNCVRETDVVTRYGGEEFVVLMPSTGLDGAGMFAERVRSAAEEKLNVTVSGGVAQASAADEPQTLLARADAALYRAKANGRNCIFCHTGDKVVPYPSSSETNAHEELSDDKNLLEEIRLLERSLGTRLEIEDSASKSDVKLEETEVV, from the coding sequence ATGGAAGACTGGATTTTCGGAATACCGACCCCAGTGGCAATGGCGCTGATTGCGTTGATTGGCTACTTCTTGGGCAAAAGAAATCAGCAGCCAGCATCGGTAGAGCATGCGTTTGCTCGCCGCGAGCTGAAGCGGGCCAAGGCTGTCGTAAAGCAGCTCGAGGAAATTTCGCGCGAAGTACGCCGCAATCTGGCGACCCATCAATCAAGCATTACTCACTTCAAAGATCGTATTTTGCTGATGAGTTCCGACGAGAACCAGTCGGGGGAATCTTGGCAAACCTTATGCGAAGAAGCGGAACGCATGTTGAGCCCGACGATGCGGCTCTCTTCCCAGATTGCGCATGCCTATGACGAAGTGCGTCAGCAGGCCAACCTGTTGATGACCTTCACCGAATCACGTACCGACCCGTTGACTGGCCTCTCTAATCGGCGGGCTTTAGATGATAGCCTGGAAAGCTTGTTTGCGATGAAAGATCGCTACGAGCTGACTTTCTCGCTGTGCATTTTGGATGTCGATCATTTCAAGAGAATCAACGACGAGTATGGTCATCTAGAGGGAGACCGGGTGTTGCAGAAAGTTGCGGATTTGATCGACAACTGCGTGCGTGAAACCGATGTGGTTACACGTTACGGTGGCGAAGAATTCGTTGTTTTAATGCCTTCCACTGGTCTGGACGGAGCAGGCATGTTTGCCGAACGGGTACGCAGTGCGGCCGAGGAAAAGCTGAACGTGACCGTGAGCGGAGGCGTTGCCCAGGCAAGTGCTGCTGATGAACCGCAGACGTTGTTGGCCCGTGCTGATGCGGCTCTTTACCGCGCCAAAGCGAATGGACGAAATTGTATCTTCTGTCACACAGGCGATAAGGTCGTTCCCTATCCTTCCTCATCTGAAACGAATGCTCACGAGGAACTGAGTGACGATAAGAACTTGCTGGAAGAAATTCGCTTGCTTGAACGGTCGCTGGGGACGCGGCTTGAGATCGAGGATTCGGCAAGTAAATCTGACGTGAAATTAGAGGAAACCGAAGTGGTTTAG
- a CDS encoding tyrosine-type recombinase/integrase codes for MISQPPLGPNTYLRQFFLRHYIPHCIEDPTSRNMEGYERALDLWEELTDNPPLKQITCETLSEFKGKLLAFRFRGRTLAVNTVHKHLSHIQWVLDQAGPPGRRGKEKTAVGILDRVPFTKLPKRRETYQDEVPADDIVKVFHVAGEHARLPKVPGVNPGHLWQAIFGLQLCTSLRIGQCSQIPMNAVKWDRMQIVLPYEICRKSKKDEPKPVHSFVMQLLMRIRGPRELLFPIFEEHSKKTIYDELHRLQDLAGVPHFGFHAVRASAITSLSEISGEAAQFAAGHASMRTTRIYQKVRLLSQAQEKLTIFDALAQGREESEAV; via the coding sequence ATGATTTCCCAACCACCACTTGGGCCCAATACCTATCTACGTCAATTCTTCCTCCGCCACTACATCCCGCATTGCATCGAAGATCCAACCAGCCGCAACATGGAAGGATACGAACGTGCCCTCGATCTGTGGGAGGAACTAACCGACAACCCGCCGCTAAAGCAAATCACTTGCGAGACGTTGTCCGAGTTCAAAGGCAAACTGCTTGCCTTTCGTTTTCGCGGGCGAACGCTCGCGGTAAACACGGTCCACAAGCATCTATCGCACATTCAGTGGGTTCTCGATCAGGCCGGGCCACCAGGTCGACGCGGCAAAGAGAAAACGGCCGTCGGGATCTTGGACCGAGTTCCATTTACGAAGTTGCCCAAGCGACGCGAAACGTACCAGGACGAAGTCCCTGCCGACGACATCGTGAAAGTGTTTCACGTGGCTGGCGAGCATGCCCGCTTGCCCAAAGTCCCCGGCGTCAACCCAGGCCATTTATGGCAAGCCATCTTCGGGCTGCAACTTTGTACCAGCCTAAGAATCGGCCAGTGTTCGCAGATCCCCATGAACGCCGTCAAATGGGATCGCATGCAAATCGTTTTGCCTTACGAGATCTGCCGCAAGTCGAAGAAGGACGAACCGAAACCGGTTCACTCTTTCGTCATGCAGTTGCTGATGCGAATTCGTGGGCCTCGGGAACTGCTGTTTCCGATCTTCGAGGAACATTCCAAGAAGACGATCTACGACGAACTTCATCGCCTGCAAGATCTCGCAGGCGTTCCCCACTTCGGGTTTCACGCCGTGCGAGCTTCCGCAATCACCAGCTTGTCGGAAATCTCTGGCGAAGCTGCTCAGTTTGCAGCCGGCCACGCAAGCATGCGAACCACACGAATCTATCAAAAGGTTCGCTTGCTGTCCCAAGCCCAAGAGAAGCTAACGATCTTCGACGCATTAGCCCAAGGCAGGGAGGAATCGGAAGCCGTTTAA
- the csrA gene encoding carbon storage regulator CsrA yields MLVLSRYQNETIMIGDDVAITVVEIRGDKVRLGIEAPKSIDVHRREVWAKIKAGQDEEGGEAIPVPAA; encoded by the coding sequence ATGCTTGTTCTTTCTCGCTACCAAAACGAAACGATCATGATCGGCGACGACGTGGCAATCACCGTCGTCGAAATTCGCGGCGATAAGGTCCGCCTGGGGATCGAGGCCCCCAAGTCGATCGACGTTCACCGTCGCGAAGTGTGGGCCAAGATCAAGGCCGGCCAGGATGAAGAAGGCGGCGAAGCGATCCCAGTTCCTGCCGCGTAA
- a CDS encoding tellurite resistance TerB family protein: MVFPLFTDFLKSCRDRGAETFNRIKDRTTFNRVVWACFLIGRADGNFDSQERKATAELIREKLPQYSLDDILEAIAKAEDKLNFDVNMGTLEVMDEIGKAKGEAAEAIIRAAVYIGGADGDFDDTEKGIVRQLCSRMELNPVNYGL; encoded by the coding sequence ATGGTATTCCCCCTCTTTACCGACTTTCTGAAATCGTGTCGCGATCGCGGCGCGGAGACGTTCAATCGCATTAAGGATCGCACCACGTTTAACCGTGTGGTGTGGGCCTGTTTCCTGATCGGTCGCGCTGATGGCAACTTCGATAGCCAAGAGCGAAAAGCAACCGCCGAATTGATTCGTGAAAAGCTGCCTCAGTACTCGCTCGACGACATCTTAGAAGCGATTGCGAAGGCAGAAGACAAGCTGAACTTCGATGTCAACATGGGCACGCTCGAAGTGATGGACGAGATCGGCAAAGCGAAAGGCGAAGCAGCCGAAGCGATCATTCGGGCGGCCGTCTACATTGGCGGGGCTGACGGCGACTTCGACGACACCGAGAAGGGAATCGTTCGCCAGCTTTGTTCACGCATGGAACTAAACCCGGTGAACTACGGGCTGTAA
- a CDS encoding intracellular growth attenuator family protein — translation MMRFYLVLFFAAIVSLPIVSWFLQSLLPWLAMMSVVLLAMACWFVARAISKTNA, via the coding sequence ATGATGCGTTTTTACCTAGTGTTGTTCTTCGCGGCGATTGTCTCGCTGCCGATTGTCAGTTGGTTCTTACAGTCGCTTCTGCCCTGGCTGGCGATGATGTCGGTCGTGCTGCTGGCGATGGCGTGCTGGTTTGTGGCTAGGGCGATTAGCAAGACTAACGCCTAG
- a CDS encoding SIR2 family protein, with protein MAIDGDINKGLQAALNGNALLFTGAGFSFGATNVKTEKLLAGKELAKQIATRCGISDELELDVAAQFFQEDHGDDELIKLLRSEYTVSDVAKHHLDLAAVPWSRVYTTNYDNVYEFACARLPRDVNPITIDKLPSEVALSSNDCVHINGSILGLTRDTIHSSLKLTRTSYLTDAFSDNAWVDVFRSDVECAEAFFFIGYSLYDLDINRILYATKTLRKKTFFVVSKSPSSVEKRIFSPFGSLAPIGIDGIASYLTKTKATFTPVTTNELPLASFDTALPPSKKPLDIRDSDVFNLLFYGDVNAEFVGQSIRKDTSEYTIKRRVFCELTNEIEANSKTIILHTDLGNGKSILVEQLRSWAHIENRDIFVFRNRSRSVLHEIQQICSQHTSPIIVFENYEFWLDLIKETQSRRPATSTLILTSRSGVHDIFNRDLHEIIGDHIEIDANILRPEDVTHLSEFLTAYGMWGDFADLSTREKEDFIRKQCGATIHAVLLRLLESRTIHERLDKAINAIKTNNDIYKMVISILILRILNIAIDGNLLLDILGIDAQASLTAR; from the coding sequence ATGGCTATCGACGGCGATATCAACAAAGGGTTGCAGGCAGCACTGAACGGCAACGCACTCCTCTTTACAGGCGCAGGATTCTCCTTTGGCGCCACGAACGTCAAGACAGAAAAGCTGCTAGCTGGAAAAGAGCTTGCAAAACAAATCGCTACAAGATGCGGTATTTCTGACGAACTAGAACTCGACGTTGCTGCTCAGTTCTTTCAGGAAGACCATGGGGATGACGAACTCATCAAGCTATTGCGGTCAGAATACACCGTGTCTGATGTCGCCAAGCACCATTTAGACCTCGCGGCTGTACCGTGGAGTCGCGTCTACACAACCAACTATGACAACGTCTATGAATTCGCATGCGCAAGACTTCCACGCGATGTGAATCCTATAACAATCGATAAATTGCCAAGTGAGGTCGCACTTTCGTCAAACGACTGTGTACATATTAACGGTTCGATTTTAGGGCTAACTCGAGACACGATTCACTCCTCATTAAAACTGACACGCACGAGCTATCTTACAGATGCGTTTTCAGACAATGCCTGGGTAGATGTCTTCAGAAGTGACGTTGAATGTGCTGAGGCGTTTTTTTTCATCGGTTATTCTCTCTATGATCTCGACATCAATCGCATACTCTACGCCACAAAGACTCTCCGAAAAAAGACGTTCTTCGTAGTATCAAAGTCCCCGTCCTCTGTTGAAAAGCGTATTTTCTCTCCATTCGGCTCGCTTGCTCCAATTGGTATCGACGGTATCGCTTCCTATTTGACGAAGACCAAGGCGACATTCACCCCCGTCACAACAAATGAATTGCCGCTGGCATCTTTCGACACCGCTTTGCCGCCCTCGAAGAAGCCTTTGGACATCCGGGACTCCGATGTATTCAATTTGTTGTTCTACGGTGACGTCAATGCTGAGTTCGTCGGCCAATCCATTCGCAAGGACACTTCAGAGTACACCATTAAGCGTAGAGTATTTTGTGAACTAACGAATGAAATCGAAGCGAACTCCAAGACTATCATACTACATACCGACCTTGGCAATGGGAAATCGATATTAGTTGAACAATTGCGATCCTGGGCGCATATTGAAAATCGCGATATTTTCGTATTCCGAAACAGATCACGAAGTGTACTGCATGAAATCCAACAGATATGTAGCCAGCATACTTCTCCTATTATCGTTTTCGAAAACTATGAATTCTGGCTAGATCTTATCAAGGAGACCCAAAGCCGACGTCCTGCAACGTCAACACTAATCCTCACATCGCGATCCGGTGTACACGACATTTTTAACCGTGATTTACACGAAATAATAGGAGATCATATCGAGATCGATGCAAATATATTACGCCCAGAAGATGTAACGCATCTCTCAGAATTTCTCACGGCCTATGGAATGTGGGGAGACTTTGCTGATCTTAGCACCAGGGAAAAAGAAGACTTTATCAGAAAGCAGTGCGGCGCAACAATACACGCTGTATTATTACGTTTACTGGAATCAAGAACGATCCACGAGCGACTCGATAAAGCGATCAACGCCATTAAGACAAACAACGACATTTACAAAATGGTCATAAGCATATTAATACTACGAATACTAAACATTGCAATTGACGGCAACTTACTACTGGACATTCTAGGGATAGATGCACAGGCAAGCCTAACAGCCCGTTGA
- a CDS encoding transposase: MMALGKRACETQAAWVASTDLPKSPGHVFYKKLNQLLAEARFDARLEEICLPYYADGRGRPSLPPGVYFRMLLVGYFEGIGSQRGIAWRCADSLSLREFLGLAPTEASPDHSSLTKIRNRLPLEVHLSVFQMVLQIAAEKKLLSGKQVAVDATTLEANAAMKSIIRRDTGEDWKAYVTRLMREEGLVDEEDEPTDDELRRFDQKRKNKKVSNADWQSKTDSDSRITKMKDGTTHLAYKAEHVVDLQTDLVLAAEVYHADQADSQTLVDSVVAAQTHLNEATLKANIAEVAADKGYHAAETLELAQSLGLRTYVAEPHRPRRLRWHDKRPDLQQAVYANRRRAGRSKGKRLQRKRSELIERTFAHTCETGGGRRSWLRGIEKIRKRWTIQAAARNLGLILRTVFGIGTPRSLQGLHNLLSALYLALILVERSLQSLVQVERFQSATPSRQRCCR, encoded by the coding sequence ATGATGGCTTTAGGAAAACGGGCCTGCGAAACTCAGGCGGCTTGGGTTGCTTCGACCGATTTGCCGAAGTCGCCGGGGCATGTGTTCTATAAAAAGTTAAATCAGCTGTTGGCGGAGGCCCGGTTCGACGCGCGGCTCGAAGAGATTTGCCTGCCTTATTACGCCGATGGTCGCGGGCGACCGAGTCTGCCGCCGGGCGTTTACTTTCGCATGCTGCTGGTCGGTTATTTTGAAGGGATCGGCTCACAGCGTGGCATCGCCTGGCGGTGTGCTGACAGCTTGAGCCTGCGTGAGTTTTTGGGACTCGCACCGACCGAAGCTTCGCCCGATCACTCAAGCTTGACCAAGATTCGTAATCGTCTGCCGCTCGAAGTTCACTTAAGCGTCTTTCAAATGGTGCTGCAAATCGCGGCCGAAAAGAAGCTGCTTAGCGGCAAGCAAGTCGCGGTCGACGCGACCACGCTCGAAGCCAACGCGGCGATGAAGTCGATCATTCGTCGCGACACGGGCGAAGATTGGAAGGCGTACGTGACGCGGCTAATGCGAGAAGAAGGCCTCGTCGATGAGGAGGACGAGCCGACCGACGACGAACTGCGCCGGTTCGATCAGAAGCGGAAAAACAAGAAGGTTTCCAACGCCGATTGGCAATCGAAGACCGACAGTGACAGCCGCATTACGAAGATGAAAGACGGCACGACGCACCTGGCTTACAAGGCGGAGCATGTCGTCGACCTGCAAACCGATCTGGTGCTGGCGGCCGAAGTTTATCATGCCGATCAAGCCGATTCGCAAACGCTGGTCGACAGCGTCGTCGCCGCGCAGACGCACCTGAACGAAGCGACGTTGAAAGCGAACATCGCAGAAGTCGCAGCCGACAAAGGTTATCACGCGGCGGAGACGTTGGAACTGGCTCAGTCGCTCGGCCTGCGAACGTACGTCGCCGAGCCGCATCGCCCGAGGCGTTTGCGTTGGCATGACAAACGGCCGGATCTTCAGCAAGCAGTTTACGCCAATCGTCGGCGAGCAGGTCGCAGCAAAGGAAAACGTCTGCAACGCAAACGCAGCGAACTGATCGAACGAACCTTCGCGCACACGTGCGAGACAGGGGGCGGGCGAAGAAGTTGGCTACGAGGGATCGAGAAAATTCGCAAACGCTGGACGATCCAAGCCGCCGCGCGGAACCTGGGCCTGATCTTGCGCACAGTCTTCGGAATCGGTACGCCGCGAAGCCTGCAAGGCCTTCACAACCTTCTTTCGGCCCTCTATCTTGCCCTGATTCTTGTTGAGAGAAGTCTGCAAAGCCTAGTTCAGGTTGAACGATTCCAATCAGCGACACCGAGTCGGCAGCGATGCTGCAGGTAG
- a CDS encoding helix-turn-helix domain-containing protein — MRPHGSAAELEARQMKALDLIRQGWRVKDVAEALGVTATTVSTWKNKPGGKRSLKAKPQHVPLCRAGGTAAKETSRCAKVPLARVLGSRDVPN; from the coding sequence ATGCGACCTCATGGATCGGCGGCGGAGCTTGAGGCTCGGCAGATGAAGGCGTTGGATTTGATTCGCCAGGGGTGGCGGGTGAAGGATGTGGCTGAGGCGTTGGGCGTGACGGCGACTACCGTCTCGACTTGGAAGAACAAGCCAGGCGGCAAGCGATCCTTGAAGGCGAAGCCGCAGCATGTTCCGCTGTGCCGGGCAGGAGGCACTGCCGCCAAGGAAACCTCTCGGTGTGCCAAGGTGCCTCTGGCCCGTGTTTTGGGAAGCAGGGACGTGCCCAACTAG